The DNA window CCGCTGGAGCACAAGGAAGTGCATCGCATGATCTATGACATCATGAACGATGCCCAGCGCAAGGCTTACGAGGAAATGCTCGAAGTCGATTTCAGCTTCGCCATTCCCGGCCTGGCCCGCTTCCGCGTCAATGCCTACAACCAGGATCGCGGCGCCTCGGCCGTGCTGCGCACGATCCCGTCGAAGATCCTCACGCTGGAAGACCTGAACGCGCCGCGCATCTTCGGCGAGTTCGCCTTGAGGCCGCGTGGCCTGGTGCTGGTCACCGGCCCCACCGGCTCGGGCAAGTCGACCACGCTGGCCGCGATGGTGAACCACCTGAACGAGCACGAATACGGCCACATCCTCACGATCGAGGACCCGATCGAATTTGTGCACGAATCGAAGAAGTGCCTGATCAACCAGCGCGAAGTGGGCCCGCACACGCTGTCGTTCAGCAACGCGCTGCGCTCGGCGCTGCGCGAAGATCCGGACGCGATCCTCGTGGGCGAGCTGCGCGACCTGGAAACGATCCGGCTGGCGCTGTCTGCCGCCGAGACGGGCCACCTCGTGTTCGGCACGCTGCACACGTCGTCCGCCGCGAAGACGATCGACCGCATCGTCGACGTGTTCCCCGCCGAGGAAAAGGAAATGGTGCGCGCCATGCTGTCCGAATCGCTGCAGGCCGTGATCTCGCAGACGCTGCTGAAGACCAAGGATGGCTCGGGTCGCGTGGCCGCGCACGAGATCATGGTGGGCACGCCGGCGATCCGCAACCTGATCCGCGAAGCGAAGATCGCGCAGATGTACTCGGCGATCCAGACCGGCAGCAACGTCGGCATGCAGACGCTGGACCAGAACCTGACCGACCTGGTGCGCCGCAACGTGATCTCGTCCGCCACCGCGCGCTCGGCCGCGAAGATCCCCGAAAACTTCCCGGGCTAAAGGACCACCATGGAACGCGACCAGGCCAGTAAATTCATGTTCGACCTGCTGCGCCTGATGGTCAGCAAGAAGGGGTCGGACCTGTTCGTCACGTCCGGCTTCCCGCCGGCGATGAAAATCGACGGCAAGCTCACGCCGGTATCGAGCCAGCCCTTGACGGCCGCGCACACGGCCGACCTGGCCCGTTCGATCATGAACGACAAGCAGGCGGCCACGTTCGAGCAGACAAAGGAAGCGAACTTTGCGATCAGCCCCGGCGACCTGGGAAGATTCCGCGTCTCGGCCTTCGTGCAGATGGGTGCCGCGGGCATGGTGCTGCGGGTCATCAACAGCAAGATCCCCGACCTGGACGAGCTGGCCCTGCCCCCGGTATTGAAGGACGTCGTGATGTCCAAGCGCGGCCTCGTGGTCATGGTGGGTGCCACCGGCTCGGGCAAGTCGACGACGCTGGCGGCCATGGTCGGCTACCGCAATGAACACAGCTATGGCCACATCATCACCATCGAGGACCCGGTGGAATTCGTGCACCCGCACCGCAACTGCATCGTCACGCAGCGCGAAGTGGGCGTCGATACCGAGGACTGGGAAATCGCGCTGAAGAACACGCTGCGCCAGGCGCCGGACGTGATCCAGATCGGCGAGATCCGCGACCGCGAAACGATGGACCACGCAATCGCGTTCGCCGAAACGGGCCACCTGTGCCTGGCCACGCTGCACGCCAACAGTGCCAACCAGGCGCTGGACCGCATCATCAACTTCTTTCCGGAAGAGCGCCGCCAGCAACTGCTGATGGACCTGTCGCTGAACCTGAAAGGCATGATCTCGCAGCGGCTGATCCCGTTGAAGGAAAGCCGCGGCCGCGCGGTGGCGATCGAGATCCTGCTGAACTCCCCGCTGATCTCCGACCTGATCTTCCAGGGCAAGGTGCACGAGATCAAGGAATTGATGAAGAAGTCGCGCGAGCTGGGCATGCAGACGTTCGACCAGTCGCTGTTCGACCTCTACGAGGCAGGCACGATCAGCTACGAGGATGCGCTGCGCAATGCCGATTCCGTCAACGACCTGCGCCTGGCCATCAAGCTCGAAGGAAAAGGCGCACAGCATCGCGACCTGTCGGCCGGCACCGAACACCTGGGTCTGATATAAACAGCGGATATGAACCGGGTAATGAAACCCGGATGATCCGACCCGAGGAGAACACATGAGTACCGTCTTCGATTTTTCCGCCGTGGGCCTGGCCGGCCAGCCCGTCAACCTGGCGCAGTATCACGACAAGGTGCTGCTGATCGTGAACACGGCCAGCGCCTGCGGCTTCACGCCGCAATATGCCGGCCTGGAAAAGCTGCATGAACGCTTCCACGAGCGGGGCTTCGAGGTGCTGGGCTTCCCGTG is part of the Pseudoduganella lutea genome and encodes:
- a CDS encoding PilT/PilU family type 4a pilus ATPase; amino-acid sequence: MERDQASKFMFDLLRLMVSKKGSDLFVTSGFPPAMKIDGKLTPVSSQPLTAAHTADLARSIMNDKQAATFEQTKEANFAISPGDLGRFRVSAFVQMGAAGMVLRVINSKIPDLDELALPPVLKDVVMSKRGLVVMVGATGSGKSTTLAAMVGYRNEHSYGHIITIEDPVEFVHPHRNCIVTQREVGVDTEDWEIALKNTLRQAPDVIQIGEIRDRETMDHAIAFAETGHLCLATLHANSANQALDRIINFFPEERRQQLLMDLSLNLKGMISQRLIPLKESRGRAVAIEILLNSPLISDLIFQGKVHEIKELMKKSRELGMQTFDQSLFDLYEAGTISYEDALRNADSVNDLRLAIKLEGKGAQHRDLSAGTEHLGLI
- a CDS encoding type IV pilus twitching motility protein PilT codes for the protein MDISDLLAFSVKNKASDLHLSAGLPPMIRVHGDVRRLNVDPLEHKEVHRMIYDIMNDAQRKAYEEMLEVDFSFAIPGLARFRVNAYNQDRGASAVLRTIPSKILTLEDLNAPRIFGEFALRPRGLVLVTGPTGSGKSTTLAAMVNHLNEHEYGHILTIEDPIEFVHESKKCLINQREVGPHTLSFSNALRSALREDPDAILVGELRDLETIRLALSAAETGHLVFGTLHTSSAAKTIDRIVDVFPAEEKEMVRAMLSESLQAVISQTLLKTKDGSGRVAAHEIMVGTPAIRNLIREAKIAQMYSAIQTGSNVGMQTLDQNLTDLVRRNVISSATARSAAKIPENFPG